The nucleotide sequence CAAATCGGACGGTGTATCCAGAATTCCATTCAAAGTCGTCCAACAATGTCCATGGAAAGTATCCCTTCACTTTCGCACCATTTCtgcacacacatacacaaatGTTCAAATGGATTAGGTCAATATAatgattaaataataataacttAAGAAGGCTAGGCAGTATATAgccttaattaatttgttaataaCTACTTACTTGATCGCCGCTTGAAGGTAACATAGGTGACGGTAGTGGTAGTCAATTCTACCGGTATCAAGAAGAGCCTCGTCAATTGATAGTTTTGGATTATTCGACTCTGATACACCTACGTACATATTATtgcacaaaaaaattaaatttagccTTTTCctctaaaaatataaaaaaaacatgcaGTTTTAGTTAACACCATTATAAATATGTGAAACTTTTGCAATTAATCAAGGCTTAAAAGTACGTATTACATACCATTCTCAGTAATATAAATGAGAGGATCATTATATTTTTCCTTTGTGTAGAGCACAAGATCGTGAATTCCTTTTGGATATACATATAACCAATCTGAAGCAGTCTGCAACACCATTTCAAGATAATACGTAAATGTTGGGGAAAAAAGCTAATCCTCCAAATGCAAATAGCTCAAAATGATAAATTTGATGTATACCTGTGGACCAATAAGTACTCCATTAAGCTCAGCTGCCACAATATTTACAAAGATTAGAATACAATTGGTGTAAATATTAGAATATAATTAATGTAATTAAGAGGTTAAACTAGGTCAAGAAGAACCGAGAACTGAAGCTATTCACAGTAAGTTTCCTTTGGCACTCACTTGTAAGATCAGCTCGAGGATCTGTTACGAAGCTTGCCTGTAGTGAATTGTTCTTAGGTGTACTAGTTGTGTATCTAGCAGTATAATAATTTATtccaagaaaatcaaatgatcCGTTTAGCAACTTGGATTGTTCTTTTGTGAATTTTGGCAATCTTTTTCCAACAATTGATCGCATGCTGTGTGGATAGTCACCACTTGTTAAAGGGTccaaaaacctacaaaacaagaaaattccaAATATTAGCCTAATTATAGCATTATAGATAAATAGTACTGCTAGCTAGGTAGTATCAATGTTACAAGTCATAAGTAAACATGATGTAATTGGGTTAATGTATAATTTAATAAGACACTTGCCATCCAAACATAAAATCCAAAGATCGTAAGGCAGCATCTTTATCTTGCTTTGACTCCGAAGCAGGCTCAAACCAGTATGACACCAATGTTATCCCTATCAAGCCTTTCTGAGATGCCTACACAAAAatatgaattttggttgaataaaTAGGAGTTATAGAAAAAGATACAACCATTAGATTATCTTACTACTGAGAGTATACCCTCTTGTATTACAACTCAATAATAAAGATTCATATAGAATTCTCGATTAGGAGCCAATAATCTgacccaaaaaacaaaattaaaaaaattaaaaaaaaaaacagttattGAACCTGATATCTATTCCTGTACAATTCTACAGCTGCTCCATGAGCAAGAAGAATGTGGTGTGTCACCAAGTATGGTTCAATGGCTGAATCTCCACCGGTGCAGTTTAGGTTTTGCCAAGAGGAGCAGCGTCCCGGTGCTAGAGTCCCAACAGCATAACCCATGTTACTAAAAGTATATGGCTCATTTACCGTGAACCAGTGCTTGACTCGATCACCAAATTCCTTATAACAAAGTTCTGCATAGTCTTTAAAATGATCTCTGTAGATACAAATTTATGTTACGTATATCAGTATGTATTTTATCAAATTATCAACGACAAAATAAATTTTGTTCACTTACACAATACGAGGGCTTAAGAAACCACCATATTCATCTTCTAAAGCTTGGGGAACATCCCAATGAAAGAGTGTTACAAACGGCTTTAAACCTATAATACATGATCagtaaaatcaaattaaaagtcTGATTGAATGATGTTCTAAAAATTCATGTAATAATTGTTTAAGGTAGGATGATTAACCATTGCGTAGGAGTTCATTGATGAGATTGTTGTAATAATCAATTCCTTTCCTGTTAACGCCACCACTTAACGTTCCATCTAATTAGaacaaaaataacaagaaaaaaaaagggttaccCAGTAGATAACTCGATCACATTACTTTAGTTAAAAGTATATAAAGAGAATAATTTTCTTGTAGGAAAAATAATTCTTATGCACAATATTGTCAATGGTCCCAACCAAAAAACGAGAACGTGGAGCAACTTACTTGGTAATAATCTGGACCATGAAATAGATAATCTGTAAGCATCCAAATTCATATCCTTCATAATCCCCACATCTTCCTAGAATGACAAAAGTTCAAAATTAAATATTGAGGATCTCATTAtatattgttctttttttttttttttgtaaaggcTCCAATTTAATATGTTAACATGTGCCCTTCAAGTATAAAGGGTCAAGAGACAAAGTTATGAGGTTTTAGACCTTATAGCGGTGATATTGATCAATAGCGACGTCTCCGTTACTGCCATCAGCGATTTTTTCTGCAGTTATTCAAAAACATAATGGTGAAATCCATATCATGTGCAAAGTACTTTATATGCGTGCGCACTGAtgaagtatatacatatattgtaCATATCACATGACCACGTACTATTGGTCTCCCAACAAAGTGCATGGCTATTAGAGAGGTTGGAGTTTACTTGTCCTCACGAAGAAAAGAATGAGGTGCTATTTCTACTCCTTTGAAATGAAGTACCAAAAGTTttcatattaccaattgattAAATCACAGACCTGGATGTTTGTGGGTGAAGGTATCCCATATGCTTGGTCCTCTTCCATCTTCTTTTACTGCACCTTCATACTGAAatacacacacatgcatatACGTAAGAGTACTACTACACACGCAAGGAAGATGACAACATTATAATTCATGCATGGATGCTAACTGCATGTATAAAATACACCAAAAATACGGTAAATAAAGAcagaagatatatatatatatatatatatatatatatttatatatactgaCCTGGTAAGATGCGGAACCTGTGCCAAATATGAACCCTGGTTCAAAACTGCTGCGATTGAGAAATTCGCAATGAACAGGTGGATCTGTATTAGTTGCTTTGCCATTTGTCAATGCAAAGCCAATGAGTAGCAGCACACCAAAGAGCAAAGATCGTGAATATTTCATTGCCATAACTTGGGAGTTTTGATATCGATCGAGATAATTAAGTTATCTCCTCCGGGAATATTGCATGGGGTTTATATAGAGAAAGGGAGGAAGGGATATGGTGTCTACGTACTAGCTCATGAGAATAGTAAAGGgttaaaatttgtaaacaaaattggcTTTGAAAGTCCTAGTTTAAAGACCAAGTCATGgtatgtttcaaaaaaaaaaaaaaagaccaagTCATGGTCTGTAGTTTAAAAGAAAGCACGTTCCATGTACCCAAAAGTTGCGTATATATGTACGTAAAAGAACGGATGATCCTTGCGTTCCACCTATGAGGAATGCACATATTCCACAAATTTTATGTTGTGATCGTTTAGTTTCTTAATCTTTATTGGAAAATCATCTAAACAAAAAGACTTATGTTGAACTATTCATTTTATTGATATATTTGGATAACTAAACAGTCTTCAATTTGAATAGTTTTTTTGTATATATGATATTcaaattaagattaaaaaattaataacttattcAAACAGTAGAAAACTACTTGAcccaacaaaaaagaagaaatttatGACCAGAATTCTTTACGTAAGTACATAACGGATAAAGATGAAGAATTTAATCTTGATCATTTTGTTCTTGTTAGAGTTTTAGTATTGAATCGGTAAACCCAGTGGTTTTGTGAAATTGTCTTTCCACTCTAATTAAGAAGGCATCGAAATAGCTAGGTTCTCAAGTTGGCTATTTTGCTCCTAAAGATTGTGAAAGGATTCCATTGGGGTGGCTTTTTCGAAGGTTTGGACACCTTCAAAGTATAGTAGTTACACCTTCTTCTTGCTAGTACAAGAATGAGAATAGTAAAGGgttaaaatttgtaaacaaaattggcTTTGAAAGTCCTAGTTTAAAGTCCAAGTCATGGTCTGTAATTTAAAAGAAAGCACGTTTCAAGTACCCAAAAGTTGTGTACGTACGTTAAAGAATGGATAATGCTTGCGTTCCACCTATGAGGAATGAACATATTCTACAAATTTTATATTGTCATCGTTCGGTTTCAAaatatttctttcaagatcatcaaaacaaaaataattatttgaatctgagatcgtttagtcatttaaatatatgaaccCAATTGACAGTGTCGACACTAAGTAAAAGATTTATAACGAACTATTTTTATTGATACATTTGGATGACTAAGCAGTCTTCAATTGGAATAGTTTTTCGTATATATGATATTCAAATTAAGATTTAGAAATTAATAACTGATACTACAAAAAtactttatttattaaaaagaaaaattcattgAGTTGAAAAGTAAGATAATGTACACAACAGTTCGATCGATCTCATCTTAACTCGAAATGATCAATCCTTGAGTTACCCTTGAGTTTTCCAGcgaaagaaaatattttctgTATTCGGAAACAAATAGTCATTTATCTGCATGTTTATATTATGTCCGTCCAACTGTTGAAGGGCATAACTTTTGAAGTTGAATATGGACGATTAGCTACAGAGACTTATTCAAACTATAGAAAACTATTTGACACCACAAAAAAGTAGAAATTTATGACCAGAATTCTTTACGTAAGTACATAATCGATAAAGATGAAGAATTTAATCTTGATCTTTTACTTCTTGTTAGAGTTTTAATGTTGAATCCGTGGACCCAATGGTTTTGTGAAATTGTTTTTCCACGCAAATTAAGAAGGCATCGAAATAGCTAGGTTCTCAAATTGGCTATTTCGCTCCTAAAGATTGTGAAAGGATACCATTGGGGTGGCTTCTTCTTGGTAGTACAAGAAATTGATTAGCCGTTTCAGAAAACAGGTTTTTTATTAGCTTAcatcta is from Malus sylvestris chromosome 5, drMalSylv7.2, whole genome shotgun sequence and encodes:
- the LOC126623718 gene encoding beta-glucosidase 12-like, whose amino-acid sequence is MAMKYSRSLLFGVLLLIGFALTNGKATNTDPPVHCEFLNRSSFEPGFIFGTGSASYQYEGAVKEDGRGPSIWDTFTHKHPEKIADGSNGDVAIDQYHRYKEDVGIMKDMNLDAYRLSISWSRLLPNGTLSGGVNRKGIDYYNNLINELLRNGLKPFVTLFHWDVPQALEDEYGGFLSPRIVDHFKDYAELCYKEFGDRVKHWFTVNEPYTFSNMGYAVGTLAPGRCSSWQNLNCTGGDSAIEPYLVTHHILLAHGAAVELYRNRYQASQKGLIGITLVSYWFEPASESKQDKDAALRSLDFMFGWFLDPLTSGDYPHSMRSIVGKRLPKFTKEQSKLLNGSFDFLGINYYTARYTTSTPKNNSLQASFVTDPRADLTTELNGVLIGPQTASDWLYVYPKGIHDLVLYTKEKYNDPLIYITENGVSESNNPKLSIDEALLDTGRIDYHYRHLCYLQAAIKNGAKVKGYFPWTLLDDFEWNSGYTVRFGLNYVDYNDGLKRHPKLSAHWFKNLLKKN